Proteins from one Triticum aestivum cultivar Chinese Spring chromosome 7A, IWGSC CS RefSeq v2.1, whole genome shotgun sequence genomic window:
- the LOC123150623 gene encoding uncharacterized protein At4g15970 → MAFFSDDDASQYQIRSSKNMTYKMRGDMKKLLPVTTFLLGAALTAALVFLNAALDVNWRPSALALWGNGTQPTPNPKTKALTELAEVLKNASMEDGTVIMTSINQAYAAPGSLLDLFLESFRVGEGTAHLLDHVLIVAVDPGALRRCRSVHRHCYLLRRSPGAVDYSGEKHFMTKDYLDMMWGRNRFQQTILELGFNFLFTDIDIMWFRNPLRHIAITSDVAIASDFFNGDPESMGNRPNGGFLYVRSANRTLEFYRRWRRARRRFPAGTNEQEILGRAQRELSRRSGVRMQFLDTAHCGGFCQLSGDMGRVCTLHANCCTGLANKVHDLRNVLRDWRNYTAAPPEDRRVGGFQWTRPGRCIR, encoded by the exons ATGGCGTTCTTCTCTGATGATGATGCGTCCCAATATCAaattaggagcagcaagaacatgacCTACAAGATGAGAGGGGACATGAAGAAGCTCCTCCCAGTCACCACCTTCCTCCTTGGCGCGGCGTTGACAGCTGCGTTGGTCTTCCTCAATGCTGCTCTGGATGTGAACTGGCGGCCCTCCGCCCTGGCCTTATGGGGCAATGGTACTCAGCCGACCCCCAACCCCAAG ACGAAAGCATTGACAGAGCTGGCAGAGGTGCTGAAGAACGCATCCATGGAGGACGGCACGGTGATCATGACGTCCATCAACCAGGCGTACGCCGCGCCGGGGTCCCTCCTGGACCTCTTCCTGGAGAGCTTCCGGGTGGGCGAGGGCACGGCGCACCTGCTGGACCACGTCCTCATCGTGGCCGTCGACCCCGGCGCGCTCCGGCGGTGCCGGTCGGTGCACCGGCACTGTTACCTCCTCCGTCGCTCCCCGGGCGCCGTGGACTACAGCGGCGAGAAGCACTTCATGACCAAGGACTACCTGGACATGATGTGGGGCAGGAACCGGTTCCAGCAGACCATCCTCGAGCTCGGCTTCAACTTCCTCTTCACG GACATCGACATCATGTGGTTCCGGAACCCGCTGCGGCACATCGCCATCACGTCGGACGTGGCCATCGCGAGCGACTTCTTCAACGGGGACCCGGAGAGCATGGGGAACCGGCCCAACGGCGGGTTCCTGTACGTGAGGTCGGCGAACCGGACGCTGGAGTTctaccggcggtggcggcgcgcgcgGCGCAGGTTCCCGGCGGGGACCAACGAGCAGGAGATCCTGGGGCGGGCGCAGAGGGAGCTGAGCCGGCGCTCCGGCGTGCGGATGCAGTTCCTGGACACGGCGCACTGCGGCGGCTTCTGCCAGCTGAGCGGCGACATGGGCAGGGTGTGCACGCTGCACGCCAACTGCTGCACCGGCCTCGCCAACAAGGTGCACGACCTCAGGAACGTGCTCAGGGACTGGAGGAACTACACGGCGGCGCCGCCCGAGGACCGGCGCGTGGGAGGCTTCCAGTGGACCAGGCCCGGCAGGTGCATCCGCTGA